The genomic stretch GGTACATCAATTGGTTGCGGGGGCCGGATTTGAACCGACGACCTTCGGGTTATGAGCCCGACGAGCTACCAGGCTGCTCCACCCCGCGTCCGTGGATGCGCACTATACTCCGCGTTCGATTCGATGCAACCTCTTTTTTCAAATAGTTTACGTTTTTACAGATAGATGGTGAAAATCTCATCATGGTGTTTCTTTTTTAGACTGCTGAGGCCTGTTTTGTCATGATGCGTTTTATTACCTCCGTCTGTTTGCTATCGTTTTGCGTGGTTTCACACTCAAGAAAACAAGAGAGCACGGAAAATGAAAGGATGGTGGGGGAAATACGTGTTGACCGGTGTGGTCATCGCGATTCTGGCAGGCTGCCAGACCCGGCCCAGCGATCGCGGTCAACAGTATAAAGATGGGCGTCTTGATCAACCGCTGGAGTGGGTAAATACGCCGAATGCCAATGGCAAGCCGGTGAATGCAGGCGATTTTTCTCAGCAGATTAGCCAGATCCAGGCCTCCTCTCCCGGCCTCTATTCCCGTAACAGTGATATTTTTCAGGCTGTCCAAAACTGGCTCCAGTCTGGTGGTGACACGCGCCAACTGACGCAATTCGGTCTCAATGCCTGGCAGATGGAAGGTGTCGACAGTTTCGGCAACGTGCAATTTACCGGTTATTACACCCCGGTGGTGCAGGCGCGTCGCTACCGTCAGGGGGAATTCCGTTTCCCGTTGTATGCCATGCCGCGTGTGCGTAAAAACGGCCGTTTACCGGACCGTGCCGCCATTTATTCCGGCGCATTGAGCAACGAACTGGCTATCGCCTGGACCAATTCGCTGATGGACAACTTCATGATGGAAGTGCAGGGCAGCGGCTATGTTGATTTTGGTGATGGTGGTCCTTTGACCTTTTTTGGTTATGCCGGCAAAAACGGCCATGCTTACCGCAGTATCGGCAAAATATTGATTGACCGAGGCGAAGTTCCCCGAGAAGAGATGTCGATGCAGGCCATTCGGCAGTGGGCCGATCGGCACTCCGAGGCGGAAGTGCGAGACCTGCTGGTGCAGAATCCTTCTTTTGTGTTCTTTAAGTCTATGGCATCAATGCCCGTGAAAGGGGCGAGCGCGGTACCACTGGTAGCGCGAGCGTCGGTCGCGTCTGACCGTTCATTAATACCGGCGGGTACCACGTTGCTGGCGGAAGTCCCGCTGCTGGACGCACAAGGTAAGTTTACCGGTAAGTATGAGATGCGCCTGATGGTAGCGCTGGATGTGGGAGGCGCGATTAAAGGACAGCACTTCGACATTTATCAGGGGATCGGCCCGGAAGCGGGCCATGCCGCCGGGTTTTACAACCATTATGGCCGGGTATGGGTGCTGAAAAACGAGCAATCTTCCTCTGCCATGCCGTTGCTCAGTGCAAGCAATGGCGCAGCTGCAAGCCCCGGTGGGCTGATGGGCAGCAATCAAAATTAATGTGTGACCCCGCCAGCGTTGTACGCTGGCGGGAATATATCAACCGATAGCTTTTATTAATCAATGGTTTTGACCATCGGGATGCACGGCAGTGAAAAGCCGCGTGGTGACTGATAAAGACTGACCTCATCGCCTTCGAACCCCTGAGCGCGGTAAAACGGCGCGGCGTTAAGGCTGGCATCGAGCCTGATTTCCGCCAGACCCGCCGCGCGCGCCAGTGTTTCCAGATGCAGCATCATCCGTTTACCGACGCCTTGCCCCATCACATCCGGTTCAACGAACACCGCGTCTATCATTCCGGTATGAAGATTGATCATCCCGGTCCCGACAACCCGGGCGGCTATCTCTGCCAGATGAAAATGGTGGGTGACAGTGTTCTCAAATTTCTCGCTGAGTTCACCGCTGGTCCACAGTTGTAGCTGTTCTGCCGTGTAATCGTGTCGGCAACCGTGCAAGATGGCGCGATTGCGCAGTTCAAATGCGGCCGGTGCATCGGCCCGGCGAGCCTTACGCAGCGTGATGGTGGGCGTGTGCATTACTCGGTTCCTGCAGCGGTATCATGAGAATGTGTGTCGGCAAGTGCGGCGTGGTTCACCAGATTGGTTGGGTGACCGGCAGCAAACGCCACCACATTTTCGAAGGCGGTTTTAAAGTACAGCTCGTAGCTACCTCGTTCGACATAACCGATATGCGGTGTAGCCAGAACATTCGGCAGCGTTAGTAGCGGCTCGTTTTCTGACGTGGCTGGTTCATTGTCGAATACGTCCAGGGCTGCCTGTTTGCCTGGATGAGCTCGGAGTTCATGCCAGAGCGCGCCCGGCTCCACCAGTTCGGCACGGCTGATGTTGACGAACAGCGAGTCCGGTTTCATCAGTGCGAGGTCTTCCTGAGTGACGCAGTGGCGTGTGGCGGTGTTCAAACGCAGATGTAACGACAGAATATCCGCGCTGGCGAAAAAAGAGTCCTTGCTGTCGGTAGCGGTAAAACCGTGTTGGCGCGCCAGTTCACGCGATGTATCACTGCCCCACACTAACACCGTCATTCCAAAGGCGGCAGCGTAGCGGGCGATACGCTGCCCGATTTTACCGTATCCCCAGATACCGAGCGTCAGACCGTGTAAGGTTCTACCAAGCCCCAGTGGGCCGTTTTGCTGCCAATTACCCTGAGTCAACTGCGCATGATAACCAGGCAGATGGCGTGACGCCGCCATAATAAGGCTCCAGCATAATTCCGCGGGCGCAATCGGTGAGCCGGTTCCTTCAGCCACCGCAACACCATGCCGGGTGCAAGCGCCTACATCAAGGTGCTGGCTTACTTTACCGGTCTGGCTGACCAGTTTTAGCGAAGGGAGCAGGCTCAACAGCGCGTCGGTGATACGCGTGCGTTCGCGAATTAGCACCAGCGCGTCAACGTCCTGCAGTTGGGCCGCCAGTTGGGCGGTATCGGTATAGGTTTTATTCAGAATCCGGACCTGATGGCCTTGCAACAGCGAAAAGCAATCCAGTTGTCTGACGACGTCCTGATAGTCATCCAGAATGGCAATGTTCATGCTAATCCTTAACCGCGTTTTATGGTGTGTTGGGGAGGCAAGTCATGATGAACTCACGCTCGTTTTGGTCGGTGACCCGAAACCCCAGCCGGTGATACAGATGGCGGGCCGGGTTATTTTTCAGCACACTCAGCACCACCGACTGGTGTTGCGTGGATGCCTGAGCGAGCAGCTTTTCAATCAGTTGTTTGCCAAGCCCACGGTTTTGAAAATCCGGGTGGATTTGAATCTGCATCAGATACCAATGTTGCTCTTGCGGCATGAAACAATACTTGAACAGCCCGGCAGGTTGTCCGTCGACCTCTACGATATGTGCGTGTTCGAACCCATAACGCACACGGCGCATCAGGCTCTCGGCGTCTGTCGCGGCACCAATATCCGTCAGGTATTTCCCCATGGTGAGCCAGCGTAGTTGTAGCAAAAAGTCGATATCGGATTCGGTGGCGGGGATCAGGTCAACATGCATGGTTTTTCTCCGGCAGCGCTGGGTTTCATGATGCATCAGTAAGTAACGTTTCAGTAACTAACGTTTCAGTAGCTAACGTTAAAGTGCCACAGCTCGCCGGAGTTCGTCACCTGCCAGCGCGATAAATAGGGACCATGACGGAGCGGGGAGAGCGGTTGGACAACAGGATGGCCCACAGGTAACGCTTCTGGATAGGTATACGCTGCGTAAACCGTTTGACTGGGGTATCATCGCTGCCGTTTGTGATTGAAAGAAGGTGGGCGATGAGTACGCAGTTATCCGAAAGTTATTTGCAGCGTTTTGGCGGTACGGCGCGATTGTACGGCCAGCGGGCGTTGTCGCTGTTTGCCGAGGCACATGTCTGTGTCATCGGTATCGGCGGGGTTGGTTCGTGGGCTGCTGAGGCGTTGGCTCGCACCGGTATCGGCGCAATAACCTTGATCGACATGGATGATGTGTGCGTCAGCAACACCAACCGGCAGATTCACGCCTTGCGCCAGCACACCGGGCAGTTGAAAACCGAGGTGATGGCACAGCGTATTCTGGCGATCAACCCGGAATGCAAGGTGACTTGCGTTGATGATTTCATCAGCGCGGATAACATGGCGGAACTGCTGGATAAGCGTTTTAGCTATGTGATTGACGCGATTGATAGCGTGCGCCCTAAAGCCGCACTGCTGGCCTGGTGCCGCCGTAACAAGATTCCGGTGGTGACGACCGGCGGAGCGGGAGGGCAGATTGATCCTACTCGTATTGAAGTCGTCGATCTAGCGAAAACCATTCAGGATCCGCTGGCGGCCAAGCTGCGCGAGCGGTTAAAGCACGATTTCAATATCGTTAAGAACAGCAAAGGTAAGCTAGGGATCGACTGTGTGTTTTCCAGTGAGCCTCTGGTCTATCCGCAGCCGGATGGCTCGGTTTGCGCCTCACGCAGCACTGCTGATGGTGTAAAACGCATGGATTGTGCATCCGGTTTTGGTGCCGCGACGATGGTGACTGCCACGTTTGGCTTTGTGGCTGTATCCCATGCGTTGAAAAAAATGGTGGCGCGTGATGCCCGTCAGGCTACGGCATCCAATCAGGATTCGTGACTGGCGATCTCCTGGATGCGGTTGGCCAGCGCGGCCAGCCCGCCTGCACGCGAGGCGCTCAGTTCGGTGCGCAGACCCAGCGTATCGAACAGCGCCAGCGGGTCGCTCTGTCGTAGCGTCTGTGCCTGTTTACCCTCTACAGCCGTCAATATAATCGCCAGCAGTCCGCGCACAATGCGGCCATCGCTATCGCCATAGAAATGCAGTGTACCGTCCGTCTGGCGTTGATATCCCAGCCAAACGCGGTTTTCACAGCCAGACAGTTCAATCTGCTCCTGACGATAGGCTTCCGGTAGGGACGGCAAGGTTTTACTGAGCAGAATCAACTGGCGATACCGCTCTTCCCAGGAGCGACAGGCGCTAAACCGTGCTATCAATGCCGCTTCATCGATATCGGTACCAAACGGGTGATGTGTGGAGTCGGTAGTCATTAATTAATCCATCAATAATTCGAGTGCTTTGTGGGTGGAATGGACCAGCTGGTCTACATCCTGCTGCTGGTTGTAGGGTGCAAATGAAGCACGTAACGTACCCGCGACCCCCAGCGCCGCCATCAGCGGTTGGGCACAGTGGTGGCCTGCCCGCAGCGCGATGCCGTCTTCTGCCAGCAATGTCACCAGATCATGGTGATGTACACCTTCTATAGTGAAGGACAGCAGGCTGGAATTGGGAGCCCGGAAGCTGCGAAAGCCGGGCAATACGCTCAGTTGCCGCTCCGCGTCGCTCGCTAACGTGATGCTGTGCTTGTCTGCGGCGATACGATCCTGTTGCTGCCACCAGTCAATCGCTGCCGCCAGACCGATAACCCCGGCAATATGTGGCGTACCCGCTTCAAACCGTTGCGGGATCGATTGAGGCGTAAAACCGTCAAACGATACCGTCGTCATCATTTTTCCGCCACCTTGCCAGGGCGGCATGCTTTCCAACAGGTCAGGTTTGCCGTACAGCACGCCGATACCGGTCGGGCCATACAGTTTATGACCAGAGAAGGCATAAAAGTCGGCATCTAACGCCGAGATATCCGTTTGCCCATGCGCAATACCTTGCGCGCCATCGACCATCACTACAGCACCAGCCTGATGTGCCAGTGTAATCGCGAGTCGCAGGTCCGGCATTCCGCCGGTCACATTCGACATCTGGCCAATTGCCAGCAGGCGGGTTCTGGTAGTGAGCAACGAGGGTAGCAGATGGAGGTGTGGTTGATGGTCTGCCCCAATCGGCAGTTTTACCACTCGCGCCCCTGTTTGCTGCGCCACCATCAGCCACGGGATCAGGTTCGCATGGTGCTCGGATTCACAGACCAGAATTTCATCACCGGGCTGCAACCGGGGGCGGGCATAACATTGCGCCACCAGGTTGATGGCTTCCGTTGTCCCTTTCGTCCAGACAATGCTGCGCGCCTGCTGCGCGCCAATGAAGCTGGCGACTTTTTCGCGCGCCAGTTCAAACGATGCCGATAACTGGCGGGCAGCACGGTGCTGGCTGCGGTGCACATTACCTGTTTCACTGGCGTAACACTGCTCAATTGCGGTGATGACGACGTCAGGTTTCAGCGCAGTGGCGGCGCTATCGAGATAGACGCCTGGCTGACGAAGTGCAGGAAAGTGCTGGCGAAAATATGGGGCATTGAACGGTTTCATGTCGATCCTCTGTTGAACGACAGATCCTGTCCCATTTTTGTGGCTGAAACAAGTTTAGGACGATCCTGAACGAAAACTGTGCACACCTTGCTACCCTTAACTTTGCTGGTTTTAGCGTTTAATAACGAAAAGTGCCGTGATTCAGGCATTAAAAATCACTGGGAGTTAATTATGAAGAATAAGATTATCACTCTTATCGCGCTGGGTATGGTGTTGTCGTTGTCAGCCTGTTCCAGCAACTATGTGTTAGAAACCTCTGATGGGCGGACTATCGTTGCTAATGGTAAACCCAAAGTGGATGAGGAAACGGGCCTGATTAGTTACACCGACGCCTACGGTCATCATCAACAAATTAACCGTAATGATCTGAAATCAATGACGGAAGCGAAGTGACGGATAGCGTCAGCGTAGACAATACAGACGAAAAAAAAGCACCGCAAAAATGCGGTGCTATGCAAAAATCACTTAGACAGACAGGGTAAATGTACAGGAAATGATAAGGTAGCATCGCTACCACGTCTGAAATGCAGACAGTAAATAAATAGCAAACACAACATCACAACCACAAGCCAAAAACACATCAGCTAGCTGGTGCGCTTTTCGTTCCGGCTCAGGGAAGTGGCGCTACTATAGGTATTTGCTGGTACATCCTCAACGGACAATTTATAATGCATCGGATTACAAAAACTAATGGCAAATCGCGGTACTGCTACCGGGATAAGCCGCTTATGAAGAATCCGGTTTATGTCGAAACGATTGCCGCCTCTCAATGCCCTACGTGTCTTTGATGCTGCTGCCCGCCACCTGAGCTTTACCCGTGCGGCCGAAGAGTTATTTGTTACCCAGGCTGCCGTCAGCCATCAGATCAAATCGC from Dickeya zeae NCPPB 2538 encodes the following:
- the mltA gene encoding murein transglycosylase A; this translates as MKGWWGKYVLTGVVIAILAGCQTRPSDRGQQYKDGRLDQPLEWVNTPNANGKPVNAGDFSQQISQIQASSPGLYSRNSDIFQAVQNWLQSGGDTRQLTQFGLNAWQMEGVDSFGNVQFTGYYTPVVQARRYRQGEFRFPLYAMPRVRKNGRLPDRAAIYSGALSNELAIAWTNSLMDNFMMEVQGSGYVDFGDGGPLTFFGYAGKNGHAYRSIGKILIDRGEVPREEMSMQAIRQWADRHSEAEVRDLLVQNPSFVFFKSMASMPVKGASAVPLVARASVASDRSLIPAGTTLLAEVPLLDAQGKFTGKYEMRLMVALDVGGAIKGQHFDIYQGIGPEAGHAAGFYNHYGRVWVLKNEQSSSAMPLLSASNGAAASPGGLMGSNQN
- a CDS encoding GNAT family N-acetyltransferase, coding for MHTPTITLRKARRADAPAAFELRNRAILHGCRHDYTAEQLQLWTSGELSEKFENTVTHHFHLAEIAARVVGTGMINLHTGMIDAVFVEPDVMGQGVGKRMMLHLETLARAAGLAEIRLDASLNAAPFYRAQGFEGDEVSLYQSPRGFSLPCIPMVKTID
- a CDS encoding D-2-hydroxyacid dehydrogenase family protein, producing MNIAILDDYQDVVRQLDCFSLLQGHQVRILNKTYTDTAQLAAQLQDVDALVLIRERTRITDALLSLLPSLKLVSQTGKVSQHLDVGACTRHGVAVAEGTGSPIAPAELCWSLIMAASRHLPGYHAQLTQGNWQQNGPLGLGRTLHGLTLGIWGYGKIGQRIARYAAAFGMTVLVWGSDTSRELARQHGFTATDSKDSFFASADILSLHLRLNTATRHCVTQEDLALMKPDSLFVNISRAELVEPGALWHELRAHPGKQAALDVFDNEPATSENEPLLTLPNVLATPHIGYVERGSYELYFKTAFENVVAFAAGHPTNLVNHAALADTHSHDTAAGTE
- a CDS encoding GNAT family N-acetyltransferase is translated as MHVDLIPATESDIDFLLQLRWLTMGKYLTDIGAATDAESLMRRVRYGFEHAHIVEVDGQPAGLFKYCFMPQEQHWYLMQIQIHPDFQNRGLGKQLIEKLLAQASTQHQSVVLSVLKNNPARHLYHRLGFRVTDQNEREFIMTCLPNTP
- the tcdA gene encoding tRNA cyclic N6-threonylcarbamoyladenosine(37) synthase TcdA, whose amino-acid sequence is MSTQLSESYLQRFGGTARLYGQRALSLFAEAHVCVIGIGGVGSWAAEALARTGIGAITLIDMDDVCVSNTNRQIHALRQHTGQLKTEVMAQRILAINPECKVTCVDDFISADNMAELLDKRFSYVIDAIDSVRPKAALLAWCRRNKIPVVTTGGAGGQIDPTRIEVVDLAKTIQDPLAAKLRERLKHDFNIVKNSKGKLGIDCVFSSEPLVYPQPDGSVCASRSTADGVKRMDCASGFGAATMVTATFGFVAVSHALKKMVARDARQATASNQDS
- the csdE gene encoding cysteine desulfurase sulfur acceptor subunit CsdE, which encodes MTTDSTHHPFGTDIDEAALIARFSACRSWEERYRQLILLSKTLPSLPEAYRQEQIELSGCENRVWLGYQRQTDGTLHFYGDSDGRIVRGLLAIILTAVEGKQAQTLRQSDPLALFDTLGLRTELSASRAGGLAALANRIQEIASHES
- the csdA gene encoding cysteine desulfurase CsdA, whose translation is MKPFNAPYFRQHFPALRQPGVYLDSAATALKPDVVITAIEQCYASETGNVHRSQHRAARQLSASFELAREKVASFIGAQQARSIVWTKGTTEAINLVAQCYARPRLQPGDEILVCESEHHANLIPWLMVAQQTGARVVKLPIGADHQPHLHLLPSLLTTRTRLLAIGQMSNVTGGMPDLRLAITLAHQAGAVVMVDGAQGIAHGQTDISALDADFYAFSGHKLYGPTGIGVLYGKPDLLESMPPWQGGGKMMTTVSFDGFTPQSIPQRFEAGTPHIAGVIGLAAAIDWWQQQDRIAADKHSITLASDAERQLSVLPGFRSFRAPNSSLLSFTIEGVHHHDLVTLLAEDGIALRAGHHCAQPLMAALGVAGTLRASFAPYNQQQDVDQLVHSTHKALELLMD
- a CDS encoding YgdI/YgdR family lipoprotein encodes the protein MKNKIITLIALGMVLSLSACSSNYVLETSDGRTIVANGKPKVDEETGLISYTDAYGHHQQINRNDLKSMTEAK